The following are from one region of the Amycolatopsis sp. QT-25 genome:
- a CDS encoding molecular chaperone DnaK — translation MPYVLGIDIASTRTTAVTCVNTGDGWGAPEPSWLGAHGPAAASAVFLDDDGYLLTGDAAVEAGRSAPARLLTGFHERVGDDVPVIVDGERFPAESLSAVLVDAAVDQAAERFGEKPRHIVLTHPVGWGSFRRELLRRALTEAGFPGAALVAAPIAALHAYLAPQGEVTAGVCEFGPDGALVTIASAGVNGWQPVETVEGVEPGEAVGKVFELAHGAGIPPRALAGIVLCGDAPPVLGRTPCPVFASSDPVLTVATGAANIAARRDLPRPGSPVPNAVATIETTLLPRVDVPGELTERPERPPVDITPFPLPERTGAAKLLRRRKPLVAGAAVVVLAATTLLLTLTTREATADKGPEAPPTTSSSCAPATPGVTSSPEGRC, via the coding sequence TTGCCTTACGTCCTCGGCATCGATATCGCCTCGACCCGCACCACCGCCGTCACCTGCGTGAACACCGGCGACGGCTGGGGCGCGCCCGAGCCGTCGTGGCTCGGCGCGCACGGCCCGGCGGCGGCGTCCGCGGTGTTCCTCGACGACGACGGCTACCTGCTCACCGGCGACGCCGCCGTCGAAGCGGGCCGGTCCGCGCCCGCTCGGCTGCTGACCGGGTTCCACGAACGGGTCGGTGACGACGTCCCGGTGATCGTGGACGGCGAGCGGTTCCCGGCCGAATCCCTCAGCGCGGTCCTGGTGGACGCCGCGGTGGATCAAGCGGCCGAACGTTTCGGTGAGAAGCCGCGGCACATCGTGCTCACGCACCCCGTCGGCTGGGGTTCCTTCCGCCGGGAGCTGCTGCGCCGGGCCCTGACCGAAGCCGGCTTTCCCGGTGCCGCGCTGGTCGCCGCGCCCATCGCCGCACTGCACGCGTATCTCGCCCCCCAGGGCGAGGTCACCGCCGGTGTCTGCGAATTCGGGCCCGACGGCGCGCTGGTGACGATCGCCTCGGCAGGCGTCAACGGCTGGCAGCCGGTCGAAACGGTGGAAGGCGTCGAGCCCGGCGAGGCCGTCGGCAAGGTCTTCGAACTCGCGCACGGCGCCGGGATCCCGCCGCGGGCGCTGGCGGGCATCGTGCTCTGCGGCGACGCCCCACCGGTTCTCGGCCGGACACCGTGCCCTGTCTTCGCGTCGAGCGATCCGGTGCTGACGGTGGCGACCGGCGCGGCCAACATCGCCGCCCGGCGTGACCTTCCTCGACCCGGCAGCCCGGTGCCGAATGCCGTCGCGACCATCGAAACCACCCTTCTTCCCCGGGTCGACGTGCCCGGAGAACTCACCGAGCGGCCCGAACGGCCACCCGTCGACATCACCCCGTTCCCCCTGCCAGAACGCACCGGGGCGGCGAAACTGCTCAGGCGGCGCAAGCCTCTCGTCGCCGGTGCCGCGGTGGTGGTGCTGGCCGCGACCACGCTGTTGCTCACCTTGACCACCCGAGAAGCCACCGCGGACAAGGGTCCCGAAGCCCCTCCCACCACTTCGAGTTCGTGCGCGCCGGCCACCCCCGGCGTGACTTCCTCCCCCGAAGGTCGCTGTTGA
- a CDS encoding glycosyl hydrolase family 8 yields the protein MKKTVRTVLAAAALTAGLVATTAPATAVTTQGTPYLPGVLRPSVSQATQDAALAKYYDFWKKNFLTTKCGTGTYAVKAPDADHAFVAEGQGYGMTIAAMMGAKDPQARTVFDGILKFVKAHPSVIDKDLHAAEQDESCKSVNGSDAATDGDLEIAYGLLLADKVWGSGGSVNYKAEALRIIKAIKRSEVNPDTKFMRLADWADSGKYINSSRSSDWMPGHLRAFEKATGDSFWGQVRTRQEKAVTQLQQQYASKTGLIPDFVVNTNSTPKPAPDGFLEDHDPHYGYNACRDPWRLGVDGITVSGSPAQGQVRKMNTWIQQNTGGNPAKITTGYTLSGSKLPGETGQHPCFTASFAIAAMNDPGSQAWLDKLWTSITTWSPQADDYYGTGITVQVLIILSGNYIAV from the coding sequence ATGAAAAAGACCGTTCGGACAGTGCTGGCCGCGGCCGCGCTGACCGCCGGGCTGGTCGCCACGACCGCCCCCGCCACCGCGGTGACCACTCAGGGAACCCCCTACCTGCCCGGAGTTCTGCGCCCGTCGGTGTCGCAGGCGACGCAGGACGCGGCACTCGCCAAGTACTACGACTTCTGGAAGAAGAACTTCCTGACCACCAAGTGCGGAACGGGCACCTACGCGGTCAAGGCGCCGGACGCCGACCACGCCTTCGTGGCCGAGGGCCAGGGTTACGGGATGACCATCGCGGCGATGATGGGCGCCAAGGATCCGCAGGCCCGTACCGTCTTCGACGGCATCCTGAAGTTCGTGAAGGCGCATCCGTCGGTGATCGACAAGGATCTGCACGCCGCCGAGCAGGACGAGAGCTGCAAGAGCGTCAACGGCAGCGACGCGGCGACGGACGGCGACCTGGAGATCGCCTACGGCCTCCTTCTGGCCGACAAGGTCTGGGGCAGCGGCGGTTCGGTGAACTACAAGGCCGAGGCGCTGCGGATCATCAAGGCGATCAAGCGCAGCGAGGTCAACCCCGACACCAAGTTCATGCGGCTGGCGGACTGGGCCGACAGCGGCAAGTACATCAACAGCTCGCGCTCCTCGGACTGGATGCCGGGACACCTTCGCGCGTTCGAGAAGGCCACCGGTGACTCCTTCTGGGGTCAGGTCCGGACCCGGCAGGAGAAGGCCGTCACACAACTGCAGCAGCAGTACGCGTCGAAGACCGGCCTCATCCCGGACTTCGTCGTCAACACCAATTCCACGCCGAAGCCCGCTCCGGACGGCTTCCTCGAGGACCACGACCCGCACTACGGCTACAACGCCTGCCGTGACCCGTGGCGGCTCGGCGTCGACGGGATCACCGTCTCGGGCAGCCCCGCGCAGGGACAGGTGCGGAAGATGAACACCTGGATCCAGCAGAACACCGGCGGCAACCCGGCCAAGATCACCACCGGCTACACGCTGTCCGGGTCCAAGCTGCCGGGCGAGACGGGACAGCACCCCTGTTTCACCGCGTCGTTCGCCATCGCGGCGATGAACGACCCGGGCAGCCAGGCCTGGCTCGACAAGCTGTGGACGTCGATCACCACCTGGTCGCCGCAAGCCGACGACTACTACGGCACCGGCATCACCGTGCAGGTCCTGATCATCCTCTCGGGGAACTACATCGCGGTCTGA
- a CDS encoding GTPase, protein MNTADVRELLNEAAAHYRGRPHAVAMLRECLERLEKPLRVGFVGTPGTGKSTLVSALAEWPTRALRELDLFDTPAPAEHVDATVRLVRHLEPDELAGARPVGGSPFARQTAVNSVLVLGRADEVGAGRIDALLTAKQLARRAWREDPRCAGFQGVIAVAGQLGYAGRALLDDEFEVLRALASVSRPELERYLLSVDSFVDDHFPVRIPPESRKHLVSRFGLYGVRLAITLIRTGCESRLKLSAELVHRSGLGDLRDTLAGCFVARADVLKARTAVVRLEGLLAAEPLPRGDRLAARVERFAAAAHDFRELRLIAGIRGGRTALAGEIAEEAVRLLGAQGLAPTERLGLEPDAGPAEIHAAAEGALGRWRQEAERADAAPAERAAARVVVRSVEGLLSLFVG, encoded by the coding sequence ATGAACACCGCCGACGTCCGTGAGCTGCTGAACGAGGCCGCGGCGCACTATCGCGGCCGTCCGCACGCGGTGGCGATGCTGCGGGAATGCCTGGAGCGCTTGGAAAAACCGCTGCGGGTCGGCTTCGTCGGCACGCCGGGCACCGGGAAGTCCACTTTGGTCTCCGCGCTGGCGGAGTGGCCGACCAGGGCGTTGCGGGAACTCGATCTGTTCGACACCCCGGCGCCCGCCGAACACGTCGACGCGACGGTGCGCCTGGTGCGTCATCTCGAACCCGACGAACTCGCCGGTGCCCGGCCGGTGGGTGGTTCCCCGTTCGCGCGGCAGACGGCGGTGAACTCGGTACTGGTGCTGGGGCGCGCCGACGAGGTCGGCGCGGGCCGGATCGATGCCTTGCTCACCGCGAAACAGCTGGCACGGCGGGCTTGGCGCGAGGACCCGCGGTGCGCGGGGTTCCAGGGGGTCATCGCGGTCGCCGGGCAGTTGGGGTACGCGGGGCGCGCGCTCCTCGACGACGAATTCGAGGTACTGCGGGCGCTGGCGTCGGTTTCCCGGCCGGAGCTGGAGCGGTATCTCCTGTCGGTGGACTCCTTTGTGGACGATCACTTCCCGGTGAGGATCCCGCCGGAGTCGAGGAAACACCTGGTGTCGCGGTTCGGCCTCTACGGGGTCCGCCTGGCGATCACCCTGATCCGCACCGGCTGCGAGAGCAGGCTGAAACTCTCGGCGGAACTCGTGCACCGCAGTGGCCTCGGCGACCTCCGGGACACACTCGCGGGGTGTTTCGTCGCGAGGGCCGACGTGCTGAAGGCACGCACGGCGGTGGTGCGGCTGGAAGGGCTGCTCGCCGCCGAACCGCTTCCGCGCGGCGACCGGCTGGCCGCCCGCGTGGAGCGCTTCGCCGCGGCCGCGCACGATTTCCGGGAACTGCGGCTCATCGCCGGCATCCGCGGTGGCCGCACGGCGTTGGCCGGGGAGATCGCGGAGGAGGCCGTCCGGCTGCTCGGCGCGCAGGGACTCGCGCCCACCGAGCGGCTCGGTCTCGAACCGGACGCGGGCCCCGCCGAGATCCACGCGGCCGCGGAAGGCGCGCTCGGCCGCTGGCGGCAGGAGGCGGAACGCGCCGACGCCGCGCCCGCCGAACGCGCCGCCGCCCGGGTCGTCGTGCGTTCGGTCGAGGGGCTGCTCAGCTTGTTCGTGGGTTGA
- a CDS encoding IniB N-terminal domain-containing protein, translating into MGSVQTLHDFTLNLLNDTAARAAFANDPQQVLADAGLGDINAADVHEVVPLVLDFVPVETATDLGGTTAATVDGLAGFGGITSVVNGTDGECADGVQGAIDQLTALTAGLPVAIPGAGTLPGLPEAGLPAVPGLPELGGLPAVPGLPAVSDVTDVSNAAAGVTALAQNTVGSFGLTGDLSQGLDAVSVGQAGGLANGAVETSTGLVGDVSVVDAVPVVGSVPVVGDLNSDLPRVDGVTGGTSDFSSTVGDLTSVIGQVGVADVTTKVHDIAGKAHDIGNGIGNGIGNVNVNAIGNVANDVTDNVATDVTDNVVNEVANHAGVNDVHDVVSGVANNIGHVGDINLGAGDIGSGNDIHLG; encoded by the coding sequence ATGGGTTCCGTCCAGACCCTGCACGACTTCACGCTGAACCTGCTGAACGACACCGCCGCCCGCGCGGCGTTCGCCAACGACCCGCAGCAGGTGCTGGCCGACGCCGGCCTCGGTGACATCAACGCCGCCGACGTGCACGAGGTCGTCCCGCTGGTCCTCGACTTCGTTCCGGTCGAAACCGCCACCGACCTCGGCGGAACCACCGCGGCCACCGTCGACGGCCTGGCCGGCTTCGGCGGCATCACCAGCGTCGTCAACGGCACCGACGGCGAGTGCGCCGATGGTGTCCAGGGGGCGATCGACCAGCTCACCGCGCTGACCGCCGGCCTGCCGGTGGCCATTCCCGGTGCGGGCACGCTGCCGGGCCTGCCCGAGGCCGGTCTCCCGGCCGTTCCGGGGCTGCCGGAGCTCGGCGGCCTTCCCGCCGTCCCGGGTCTGCCGGCCGTCTCCGACGTGACCGACGTGTCGAACGCCGCCGCCGGCGTGACCGCCCTCGCGCAGAACACCGTCGGCAGCTTCGGCCTGACCGGCGACCTTTCCCAGGGCCTCGACGCCGTCTCCGTCGGTCAGGCCGGTGGCCTCGCCAACGGCGCCGTCGAAACCTCGACCGGCCTGGTCGGCGACGTCTCGGTCGTGGACGCCGTTCCGGTCGTCGGCTCGGTTCCGGTCGTCGGTGACCTGAACAGCGACCTGCCCCGCGTCGACGGTGTCACGGGCGGTACGTCGGACTTCTCGTCGACGGTGGGCGACCTGACCAGCGTCATCGGCCAGGTCGGCGTCGCGGACGTCACCACCAAGGTGCACGACATCGCGGGCAAGGCGCACGACATCGGCAACGGCATCGGTAACGGCATCGGCAACGTCAACGTCAATGCCATCGGCAACGTCGCGAACGACGTGACCGACAACGTCGCGACCGACGTCACCGACAACGTCGTGAACGAGGTCGCGAACCACGCGGGCGTCAACGACGTGCACGACGTCGTCTCCGGGGTGGCCAACAACATCGGCCACGTGGGCGACATCAACCTCGGTGCCGGCGACATCGGTTCGGGCAACGACATCCACCTCGGCTGA
- a CDS encoding ABC transporter substrate-binding protein, which yields MPSTPLTLTRIWRLAVLTGLAALVTTACGGGPDGAGGQEPAAPGAPAAIPDTTSLIESVQKDAAVAGTLPAKYTQAGMLHLASNLQSAPNNFYAADGKTPIGYEVDLAKAIGKKLGVTVHHQDMAFGSLITSLQSGRVDLTMAAMNDTKTRQAQIDFVDYFSSGITIMVRKGDPDRIAGPETLCGKNVAVVQGTSHQKFAEEQNGKCAQAGKPALTVTATDSDTQNQNQLRTGRVAAILNDLPSAVYISRTAGEGKFFEVVPGEPINGGPYGIGVAKDNKPLAESIRGALQSLIADGGYGRILQAWGVEQGAVEEAKLNGGS from the coding sequence ATGCCGTCGACGCCGCTCACCTTGACCCGAATCTGGCGCCTGGCCGTGCTCACCGGCCTGGCCGCGCTCGTCACCACGGCCTGTGGCGGCGGGCCCGACGGTGCGGGCGGCCAGGAACCCGCGGCACCGGGTGCGCCCGCCGCCATCCCGGACACCACCTCGTTGATCGAGTCCGTCCAGAAGGACGCCGCCGTCGCCGGCACCCTGCCCGCCAAGTACACCCAGGCCGGGATGCTGCACCTCGCCTCGAACCTGCAGTCCGCGCCCAACAACTTCTACGCCGCCGACGGCAAGACGCCGATCGGCTACGAGGTCGACCTCGCCAAGGCCATCGGCAAGAAGCTGGGCGTCACCGTGCACCACCAGGACATGGCGTTCGGTTCGCTGATCACGAGCCTCCAGTCCGGCCGCGTCGATCTCACGATGGCCGCGATGAACGACACCAAGACCCGCCAGGCGCAGATCGATTTCGTCGACTACTTCTCCTCCGGCATCACGATCATGGTCCGCAAGGGCGATCCCGACCGGATCGCCGGCCCCGAAACGTTGTGCGGCAAGAACGTCGCGGTCGTGCAGGGGACGAGCCACCAGAAGTTCGCCGAAGAGCAGAACGGCAAGTGCGCGCAGGCGGGCAAGCCCGCGCTGACCGTGACCGCGACCGATTCCGACACGCAGAACCAGAACCAGCTCCGCACCGGCCGGGTCGCCGCCATCCTCAACGACCTGCCCAGCGCGGTCTACATCTCCCGGACCGCGGGCGAGGGCAAGTTCTTCGAGGTCGTCCCCGGCGAGCCGATCAACGGCGGACCGTACGGGATCGGCGTCGCCAAGGACAACAAGCCGCTCGCGGAGTCGATCCGCGGCGCGTTGCAGTCCCTGATCGCCGACGGCGGCTACGGCAGGATTCTGCAGGCCTGGGGCGTCGAGCAGGGCGCGGTCGAGGAGGCGAAGCTCAATGGCGGAAGCTAG
- a CDS encoding helix-turn-helix transcriptional regulator encodes MNALLDKPGIIHPGARRLLDEVIAAPALPVRVTVVAPGGHGKTHLLGLLGRHYDSAGVEAVLVDDADQLGTDEIAKIKALAEETTAPVVLAFRPAARTTALRALADSFGRAVTLGAFGVDDVRRLVEHAGGDPATAEDVHARTGGVPGLVVRAVTGRLADFRGELEQLDDDVHRFLIAAEAGAGRNLDLLAALLNRDREELPEVFDSARATGLLGEDDVLLPIAAEAIRAWGSPGRRLTVLQRLVELQLRDGLPVLDLARSLLGTGSSGASAAAAFEAAAREAMPDDTKLAARFYEAASEAGGRGAALTVGWAHAAALAGDLDTALRLGDGMLGSTSDTDARAAGAEVAATVLAHRGELAHSAELYQWSGRAGSKAFAAIALLGTGKLEAARGVLETPEVPTLFAGAASRMARAITGSVSGCGADTLSALLGAASMLESAGAPAPLPDSPAALAALVGLHSGELALAESVLSRAVSGRIGGDLLAKRHRLLLGWVAMTAGDLKTAAEALMPPDGLEARDELFAATLQLGLARRASDLPGLQRSWDRAYQASMRQQPDLYSLLPLGELAIAAARGGASARLAGQLERAHTVLDALGNPPLWTATLRWHELHAAITVEDHSSAAEHLAALHGFASCGRYPAALAAAAAGWLAVLTGTFDPEEITAASSELHELGLCWDASRLAGQAAIRTSDRKAMVQLLEAARQFQGRAPEPVAATGLSALSDRELEVARLVVDGLTYKQAGGKLFISGKTVEHHMARIRGKLGAGDRRELLAMLRELLAAGES; translated from the coding sequence TTGAACGCACTGCTCGACAAGCCCGGCATCATCCATCCGGGAGCCCGGCGCCTGCTCGACGAGGTGATCGCCGCCCCGGCACTTCCGGTGCGGGTCACCGTCGTCGCCCCCGGCGGGCACGGGAAGACCCATTTGCTCGGCCTGCTCGGACGCCACTACGACAGCGCCGGAGTCGAGGCGGTGCTGGTCGACGACGCCGACCAGCTCGGTACCGACGAGATCGCGAAGATCAAGGCACTCGCGGAGGAGACGACGGCGCCCGTGGTCCTGGCTTTCCGGCCCGCCGCGCGCACCACCGCCTTGCGCGCCCTTGCCGATTCCTTCGGCAGAGCGGTGACCTTGGGCGCGTTCGGCGTCGACGACGTCCGGCGGCTCGTCGAGCACGCCGGCGGTGACCCGGCCACGGCGGAGGACGTCCATGCCAGGACCGGTGGCGTGCCGGGGCTGGTGGTGCGGGCGGTCACCGGCAGGCTCGCGGACTTCCGCGGTGAGCTGGAGCAGCTGGACGACGACGTCCACCGGTTCCTGATCGCGGCCGAGGCGGGCGCGGGCCGGAATCTCGATCTCCTGGCGGCCTTGCTCAACCGTGATCGCGAAGAGCTGCCCGAAGTCTTCGACAGCGCCAGGGCGACCGGTCTCCTCGGCGAGGACGACGTGCTGCTGCCGATCGCCGCCGAAGCCATCCGCGCCTGGGGGTCGCCCGGGCGACGGCTGACGGTGCTGCAGCGGCTGGTGGAACTCCAGTTGCGTGACGGACTCCCGGTGCTGGACCTCGCCCGATCCCTGCTGGGCACGGGAAGTTCCGGCGCGAGCGCGGCGGCGGCCTTCGAGGCGGCCGCGCGTGAGGCGATGCCCGACGACACGAAACTCGCGGCGCGGTTCTACGAAGCCGCGTCCGAGGCCGGTGGGCGCGGCGCGGCGCTCACCGTCGGCTGGGCGCACGCCGCGGCGCTGGCCGGGGATCTCGACACCGCGCTCCGGCTCGGTGACGGAATGCTCGGCAGCACCTCGGACACGGACGCCAGGGCTGCGGGTGCCGAAGTGGCCGCGACAGTGCTGGCGCATCGCGGCGAACTGGCGCACAGCGCGGAGCTGTACCAATGGTCCGGCCGGGCCGGGTCGAAGGCGTTCGCCGCGATCGCGTTGCTGGGCACCGGAAAACTCGAAGCCGCCCGCGGCGTGCTCGAAACTCCCGAAGTCCCGACCCTGTTCGCGGGCGCCGCTTCACGAATGGCACGCGCGATCACCGGTTCGGTGTCCGGTTGCGGCGCCGATACCCTGTCGGCCCTGCTGGGCGCGGCTTCGATGCTGGAATCGGCGGGGGCTCCGGCGCCGCTTCCGGACAGCCCGGCGGCCCTCGCGGCGTTGGTGGGTCTGCATTCCGGTGAACTCGCGCTGGCCGAATCGGTGTTGAGCCGCGCGGTGAGCGGCCGGATCGGCGGCGACCTGCTCGCGAAACGCCACCGGCTGTTGCTCGGCTGGGTCGCGATGACCGCGGGCGACCTCAAGACGGCCGCCGAAGCCTTGATGCCACCGGACGGTCTCGAAGCGCGCGACGAGCTTTTCGCCGCCACCCTGCAATTGGGCCTGGCGCGGCGGGCGAGCGATCTTCCCGGCCTGCAACGGTCTTGGGACCGGGCGTATCAGGCTTCGATGCGACAGCAGCCGGATCTGTATTCGTTGCTTCCGCTGGGAGAACTCGCGATCGCGGCCGCACGGGGCGGCGCGAGCGCCAGACTGGCCGGGCAGCTCGAGCGGGCGCACACCGTGCTCGACGCGCTCGGCAACCCTCCACTGTGGACGGCCACTTTACGCTGGCACGAACTGCACGCCGCCATCACCGTCGAGGACCACTCCTCGGCCGCGGAACATCTGGCCGCCCTGCACGGTTTCGCGTCCTGCGGACGCTATCCGGCCGCCCTCGCCGCCGCCGCGGCCGGCTGGCTCGCGGTCTTGACCGGCACCTTCGATCCCGAAGAGATCACCGCGGCCTCCTCGGAACTGCACGAGCTCGGCCTCTGCTGGGACGCCTCCCGCTTGGCCGGGCAAGCCGCGATCCGGACCTCGGATCGCAAAGCGATGGTCCAGCTGCTCGAAGCGGCCCGCCAGTTCCAAGGACGCGCTCCGGAACCCGTCGCGGCCACCGGGCTGAGCGCGTTGAGCGACCGCGAACTGGAGGTCGCGCGGCTGGTCGTCGACGGGCTGACGTACAAACAGGCCGGCGGCAAACTGTTCATTTCGGGGAAGACCGTGGAGCACCACATGGCCCGGATCCGGGGAAAACTCGGGGCCGGGGACCGGCGGGAGCTGCTGGCCATGTTGCGGGAGTTGCTTGCGGCGGGCGAGAGCTGA
- a CDS encoding TIGR03618 family F420-dependent PPOX class oxidoreductase translates to MTLDLSARGEAFRAFWTERHLATLTTVRPDGTPHVVAVGVTVDFEAGIARVITFRSSKKARMIKEAGENGVPVAACQLDGPRWSTLEGRAVLREDPESVRDAENRYAARYRQPKPNPERVVVEIAVTRVLGNA, encoded by the coding sequence ATGACACTCGATCTGAGCGCGCGTGGCGAGGCCTTCCGGGCCTTCTGGACCGAGCGGCATCTCGCCACCCTGACCACCGTCCGGCCGGACGGGACCCCGCATGTCGTCGCGGTCGGGGTCACGGTGGACTTCGAGGCCGGGATTGCCCGCGTGATCACGTTCCGCTCGTCCAAGAAGGCTCGCATGATCAAGGAAGCGGGCGAAAACGGCGTTCCGGTCGCCGCCTGCCAGCTCGACGGACCCCGGTGGTCCACCCTGGAGGGACGCGCGGTGCTGCGCGAAGACCCGGAGTCGGTGCGCGACGCGGAGAACCGCTACGCCGCGCGCTACCGGCAGCCCAAGCCGAACCCGGAACGCGTGGTCGTCGAGATCGCCGTGACCCGGGTGCTCGGCAACGCCTGA
- a CDS encoding dynamin family protein, translating into MTAPAWLDVLNETLDACAAHGRADLAERLRRRRDHRAPGTRIAVVGFPKQGKGYLLNALLNAPVCAVGDASTPAVPTEIGYAADPAATLVGHGRESVPVGTLAKELEVRPPGSLRRVEVGLPRELLGTGLVLVDTPAIGDPRSPRTAATLDVLADAHAVILVSDATQELQPAELALARHIRTWCPALVLALTKIDVSPDWRELAARNRAALSETGVVADVFPVSATVRQAAAKAGDAALNGRSGFPELLNWVGEQAARPIERTRALAAAVSVRAAAVELVETLQARLDAVSQDNGTDQVALLQQAQRRTEELRRRNVRWQNLLSDEITDLISDAEYDLRERTRVIVRHVDRTFDEGDPVQIWPDFRTWLEESLAEAVETNYNWVSDRATWIAHAVAAGFGPRYGQAPELPLTGSGVDSIPEVGAPKIERFKIGQKLFTGLRGSYGGVLMFGLVTSLAGLPLINPVSLGAGVAFATKSVRDEGGMRLQRRQALAKAAAQRHVDDVFIRFSKEIKDEVRQVQRRLRDHFAALSDELAEELTRQRELIIAGSAERDRRAQRVKKEIDRLAALHRKAGTLGSGTGPRRELSA; encoded by the coding sequence GTGACAGCCCCCGCCTGGCTCGACGTGCTCAACGAGACCTTGGACGCCTGTGCCGCCCACGGTCGCGCCGACCTGGCCGAACGCCTCCGGCGCAGACGTGACCACCGCGCACCGGGCACCCGGATCGCGGTGGTCGGTTTTCCCAAGCAGGGCAAGGGTTACCTGCTCAACGCGCTGCTGAACGCGCCGGTCTGCGCGGTCGGGGACGCGAGTACGCCCGCCGTGCCCACGGAGATCGGTTACGCCGCCGACCCCGCCGCCACGCTGGTCGGGCACGGCAGGGAAAGCGTGCCGGTCGGGACGCTCGCCAAGGAACTCGAGGTGCGGCCGCCCGGGTCGCTGCGCCGGGTCGAAGTCGGCCTGCCGCGCGAACTGCTCGGCACGGGACTGGTGCTGGTGGACACCCCGGCGATAGGGGATCCCCGATCGCCGCGCACGGCGGCCACCCTCGACGTCCTCGCCGACGCGCACGCGGTGATCCTCGTCTCCGACGCGACGCAGGAACTCCAGCCCGCCGAACTGGCGCTGGCCAGGCATATCCGGACCTGGTGTCCCGCGCTGGTGCTGGCATTGACCAAGATCGACGTGAGCCCGGACTGGCGGGAACTCGCCGCCCGCAACCGCGCCGCGCTCTCCGAGACCGGTGTCGTCGCCGACGTCTTTCCCGTGTCCGCGACGGTGCGCCAGGCCGCCGCGAAAGCCGGTGACGCCGCCCTCAACGGACGGTCCGGTTTCCCGGAACTGCTGAACTGGGTGGGGGAACAGGCCGCGCGCCCGATCGAACGCACCCGCGCGCTCGCGGCCGCGGTGAGTGTGCGGGCGGCCGCGGTCGAGCTCGTCGAGACGTTGCAAGCGCGGCTCGACGCCGTCTCGCAGGACAACGGGACCGACCAGGTCGCCCTGCTGCAGCAGGCCCAACGGCGCACCGAGGAACTGCGGCGGCGGAACGTGCGCTGGCAGAACCTGTTGTCGGACGAGATCACCGACCTGATCTCCGACGCCGAATACGATCTGCGCGAGCGGACCAGGGTGATCGTGCGCCATGTCGACCGCACCTTCGACGAAGGCGATCCGGTGCAGATCTGGCCGGATTTCCGAACCTGGCTGGAAGAGAGCCTCGCTGAAGCCGTCGAGACGAACTACAACTGGGTGTCCGACCGGGCGACGTGGATCGCGCACGCGGTCGCCGCGGGTTTCGGGCCACGCTACGGCCAGGCCCCGGAACTGCCGCTGACCGGGTCGGGAGTGGACTCGATCCCCGAGGTCGGCGCCCCGAAGATCGAGCGGTTCAAGATCGGGCAGAAACTCTTCACCGGCTTGCGTGGCTCTTACGGTGGCGTGCTGATGTTCGGCCTGGTCACCAGTCTCGCCGGGCTGCCGCTGATCAACCCGGTGTCCCTCGGCGCCGGTGTCGCGTTCGCGACCAAAAGCGTGCGCGACGAAGGCGGGATGCGGTTGCAGCGACGTCAGGCGCTGGCGAAGGCGGCGGCGCAGCGCCATGTCGACGACGTGTTCATCCGGTTCAGCAAGGAGATCAAGGACGAGGTCCGCCAGGTCCAGCGGCGCCTGCGCGACCATTTCGCCGCGCTGTCCGACGAACTCGCGGAAGAGCTGACCCGTCAACGGGAACTGATCATCGCCGGCTCCGCCGAGCGGGATCGGCGCGCCCAGCGGGTCAAGAAGGAGATCGACCGGCTGGCCGCCCTGCACCGGAAGGCGGGGACGCTCGGCAGTGGCACCGGGCCGCGCCGGGAGCTCTCCGCGTGA